TATGGAATTAAGGCTTATACTTAAGGCTACTTACTTGGCGATAATGAAGAACTGCTGAAGCAACAACTGCCACACCAACTGAGAGGAGAATAAATATAACTGAAGCACTGAAACGGTAAAATACGCCAGCACCAAAACCACTGCATGCAATTATAACAAGGCAAATGACGCCTTCCTGCCAACTTGATGTCCATCTATTGGACGACTCTCTATCTTTTTTATCATTCAGTCTCAATGCCACAACACAAGCCGCAACAACTGAATACCCAGTCTGAAGAAATGGAACACCGAAAATAATGTTAAACTGGAAAGTATAAGTATCAATaagaaaagcaaagagatatttaaaattaagacCTTGACGTACCAATGTACCAACAGACAGAATATGGGAAAGACTATGTACATTAAATATGCCAGCTAAAACGCCAGCTACAATGCCGCACCAGATTTGAGAATGAAGAGGTGTATGAAGAGTTGGGTGTATTCTGGAAAAGATTGAAGGCAATAGACCATCCCTTCCAAGTCCCAGATATAACCTGGACTGTTTATCCGAAATATCATATGATTACTCAAGAGTGTTACCTTGGTTTGCATAATATACAAGTacataataaaagaaattacaaaagaaatacatatatatatattatcaccTGAACATAAAGACCAACAAGCAGAGTAGTTGTGAGTCCAGCAACAGCACCAATACTGATTAAGATTGAGACGAACTTCATACCCTTTGATGAAAAGGCTTCAGCTAAAGGAGCATCTTCGCTGAGGAGGCTAAAAGGGACCATCCCGGTGAGCACCAAACATACGCCAATATACAGCGAGATACAAACCAGAAGGCTCCCCATAATTCCGATTGGCAAATCGCGCTGAACAAGAATTAAACAGACATAAGAGACTTTGTAGATAGTATGTAcattcaacatatatataggcAGACCTGAGGGTTCTTCGATTCTTCAGCAGAATTAGCAACTGCATCAAATCCAACATATGAAAAGAAGACAACAGTAGCTCCAGTGAGAACTGCTTTAAAACCATTAGGCGCAAAAGGAGACCAATTTGCTACATCAATTTCAAAAGCACCGGCACAAATCACAACGAGAACGATCACGACCTACAGAAGAAACAATATAGtgaagaagagttttttttggtaaagataAGAAGAGAAGGTTAAAAGGAAAGAAGCTTACCTTAGTAGCAGTCATAACGGAGTTGACAGCGGAAGATTCTCGCACACCTTGGCATAGAACAAGGGTCAAGAGAGCAAGTAAAATGGGAgccaaaatattcaaagagaGAAGCCCTCCCAAGAGCTCTTTGCCGCTTCCCATCCAGAGAGGAATAGAGCCCTTGAGGGCTGGAAAAAGCTCAAGAAGAGCAACAGCATAGCTGGCCAAGCTACGGGAGATACTAGCGGCGCCAATATGATAGTCAAGCATGAGTTGAacgaaaacaagaaaagctGTGATCTCATTGAAAGCTGAGTAAGAGTACATGTAAGCTCCACCAACAACAGCAGGGAAACGAGATGAAAGTTCAGCATAACAGAGAGCGTTCAACACACACGATGCTCCAGCTAGCAAGAAGCTGATTGTGACTCCTAGGCACGCAACGGCAGCAATAATCACTAAGCGATTCTGAACGAATCAAGGAGGTGGTGAGAAAAAGTAATTCATTCAACTGACCAGGTCCAGCATCGCGAGCGACGGTTCCGGTGACGACGAAGACACCGGCGCCGATGGAAGCGCCGACGCCCAACAGTATGAGGTCGAAAAGGCCGAGGCGACGAACCAGAGAGTCGCCAGAGGTGGAGCGAACGGCAGTCTGCGAGGACGGAGGGGGCAGTGATTTAGATCGGAGAGCTGAAGCACGGAAATGAGAGAACCATGTGGCGGAGGAGAGGCGTTGGTTGCTGAAACCTTCGTGGCCTCCCATGGAAACTTCAATTTGAGAGTTGAAGATTGATCGAGACGATGACTGAAATCACCCCCGGGATAATCAGAATccaaatcaataaatattgGGCCAACCATTGGGCCCAACAGAGACCACTTAAACCCAATAACCCTCTAATGAACTGAAAGCTCGCGACGACATCTGTCTTTGGGCCTTTAGGTGCGATGGAGTCCTCTGTTTTGCCATGAGACAGTATAGCTCCTATTTTCGTTGTTGACAAGTTTCTTGTGTCTGTTGAGATTCATATTGGTCTAATCTTTCAGGCCATTGTTGAGGTTTTTGGTCTAGTTAACaatattagggtttttttttactaggATTTCTTTCATCCCTCTTTAGCACTTTGTTGGGTTTTTGAGTTTCTAGGATTGTTTTAAATGCAGGAGGCTTAGGATTAGGTTTTTAACATGATTCTGGTTCTACTTTAGTTTCTGCATCAGTTAATACCTTTGACTTCTTGTAATATATCTCAAAATCTCAACCAGAGGATGGAGTTTTGTACAAATCTTGCTATTCGTCCAAAATGGCCATACATATCAAAATCAGGGTTGTTTTCTACTCATGCTGGAAGTTAGTTTGGTTTCTGAGTTGTTCTTGAATCTCACATAATCATGATAAGTTGGCTGCTGTGTCGTGTTGTAACTTTGTTAGCAAGCAAGCTGCCGCAGATTCCCTAGCTTCCTCAGCATCAGACTTTTCCTCTCCATGTATTGTACATGCGACATGATTCCCCGTGATTCTTACTTCAGCTTCATATCCACCTTTTTGAACAAagcatcaacatcaacatgcAAATCTGAAGGGAGTAATGGAGCTGAACTACGAGTTTGGCAAATGATCTCAAAACTTTACCATCTGATGGAGCCACACGATAGTTTGGTAGTACCCAGTTATTCATGAGACAGATATCATCGAGTCTCTGCAATAAATAGGGGCAATGAATCTTAATTCTTTGAACAAGAAATGATTAAAGTAACCATAAACTAACCTGACACAGACTTTTAGTAGAAGGAAGAGTTTCACTGAGCTTCAGCCTCTTGTTGCTTTGGCATGCTGACTTGTCAAGAGATTCTTGAAGGTTACGCCTCGGGTATGTCTCGTTACAGCACTCGAGTACTGTTTCTAATTGCAGCTCCCAATCACCTATAACACCCACGAGATCACTAAGATTCATGTAAAAACAAAGCTGTGCAGAAAGGaaaagtatatgtatatatacatacctTTGATGTTCTGGATGCATTTATCACATTTAGCAATCTCGTCTTCTATGTTCCTCTGTTGACGAGTCTGCAGccagagaaaaagagagcaGCTCTTAATCATAAAATAAGGATATATATGCTATTGCCAATCAGTTTTTTTGCTGTGTTGTGTATCTTTGATCAAATTCTACAGTTATTACCAGTTTATCTCGTTTGCAAAGAAGAACTTTCAATGCAGTTTCGGATAGTGATGTTGCTTTAGAAAGAAGAGACGTCTGTAGCTCCTCAAGATTTGGATTAGAGTTATGAGCAGAAGCAGGAGTTGAATTAAGCTTATGAATGCTATTAAGTCTGTCAGGAACAGCTTTCTTCCTCTGGAGACCTCTTTCTTTAAGTTCCTTTGGGTCAGACGCAACCTGCATTTACAAAAGGGTGATAAAGGATACTTGAAGATTGAATTGagaatatataattgttaGTGTAGATTTCAGATTTCACCTCGAAACCACCTTTCTCTCCATTCGAATAGTTATCCTTACAAGGGCTCATTTCATTACCTACATTCTTAGCCTTCAACGCAACTACTGTCTCCGAGTGAACATTAGGTTCCTTCGCACCACTCATACTTCCTTTTAAGTACCGATTTTGCAACCTCGTCGTAGCTTTTCCTCTAGCTCCAGGATGGCTCAGTAGAGCGGCAACTTTTTTGGCCTGCAATTTAAATTCTTAAGTTAATTTGTAATACCATTTTCCTTAACACAACCATACAATACAAGTATCATTATGAGAGCATACTTTAATTTCATATCTCCTTTTTAAAGCAGCTTTTTCTCGTCTTTCAAAAATGTCGGAAACTTCCGACTCCTTGGTTGCATCTACTTTGTTGCTTTCGATATCATCACATACAGCTTCTGGTTCTTTCTCTATCACAAATTCGGTATCTCCTCGCCTGAAAAAGCACAATAAACTTATATTGCTACCCCTAAACTAGAAATGATACcaaacaaactcaaagtaATGTTAAGGAATAACAAtttaggaagaaaaaaaggatgCAATTAAACCTGGAAAACCAATCTTCTATGAGAGTGGCATATGGAAGAACATGAAAGTATTCCACTATAGAATTCATAGTCCAGTCGGAAAAGCTCTTCTCAAATAAAGGACCCTGCATACTATTTTCATagagaaaagcaaaagaagatggTTAGGAATATCATGTCAATACCTCCTTGTACTTACAAAAAGTAAAGAATGATCCAATCATGCAACTAATGTAAAGTAAAGTGAGTTTAAGGATAACAGCTGAATAACCATCTTGCCAAAATTTGGGAGTCATTTGAGCTAGAGCATACCAAAGTCAACTTACCAACTAAGCACTTCTTCGACAGGATTTTCTCCAGAAAATTTGTCTTGTGAAGTGCACTTCATTATGTAAAAGCGGACTGCTGTCTTCTCTTCACTCAAGGAGCATACCAAATGCCTCTCCAAGATCACAATGTCCTTGTGATTAACACCTgcaaaagattcaaaacagTTAGTAATAACTTACAGAAAGAATGCTACTACCAAATGATCAGTCTTTGAAGATAACCTGTGGCCTCCTTAACAACAGCAAATGCAACTTTTTGAAAGACGCCCTCTTCTTTCTGATTTTCCCTAGCGGCTTTCTCCTTTTCAATGGGTTTCTCAAGTAGAGACCAGACACCTTGTGTGATGGAACTGTGTTGAAGATagcaactcttcttctctgagtCAACCAACAGAACTGCAACTCTCCTTATGGGACACTTGTTCAAGATAAAAAGATCTGAAGACGCATCTAAGCTCATGGATAAACTACATGCATCCACAATAACCTTCTCCAGCAATACGGTTTGTCCTGAAACACCACCATCTTCCTTCAAATGCTGGAGCAGAGCAGGCTTCATAACAGTAGCTAAGCTACGGAAAGACTCAAAAGACAAACATTCAAGATGAGGATTGTCTTTTCTGTGGTAATAGTTGTAGAGCAACACAACAGCATGAACCTGGAATCAAACAAACACcatttttgaaagaagaaaaaaacagaactttAAAAACAAGGCATTGCAGTCTAATTAAGAAAACCAATTTAAGAGATTTCGAAGTCCCACCTGTTTGGCAACAGATTCACGGATAGAAGTGGAAGGAAGATCATCAGTTGGTTTTGATGGAAGCAAAGGGTCGACTAAGCTTTCTAATAAAGCTCGAATGGCGTCCTCTGTCGGACAAGAATCCGTGGTCTTCGTGACTGGTAAACTGCAATCTACTTCCTCCATAAAACccgaaaagaagaagaaagagaaaagaaagttgCGATTTTTAGTGATGGGTAGACAGAAAGTGAACAACTTTACCGGGAAaggaaaaccctagatttgtTCTCCAATTACCGTTTTTGGTAAATGAGAGAGAGTGATATGTGtcagctctctctctctctctctctctcaagatCATCTAAACTTCGTGTTTTTCATTtccatttattattattattgtttagtTAGTGGGAAATTCGAATAGGCGCCAATATTTCGGGGCTTTACTGTAATACTGTGTCTCTTTTGAGGgcatttttggaaaattttctGTCGTACATTATTGGATAGGACTGTTcaatttgacttttgagtttgACGTGCGAAGAACGGTCGGAGAACGTTTAAAGACTAATACATACATAATGATGacatttggattttgtttcaaatgttTCTATAAAATTGTGTAAATTTGCGTTAAACCACGATTATACAAGTCAATATATATTCAGAACTAATTGTAACTCATTTATTAATTCAGATAagaaatcaacacaaaatcCCAAGTTTGTCATTTTCGTGAGCAAACCAGACACAATACATTGACCGACCAGACCCTCCCACAgttcttaaccctaaaccacCACAAGACTCTGGTTCAACCAAAACTCTTACACACACAGCTCAttacatacaaaaaacaatcaacGACACTTTGAATCAATCAAATGATATTCCCACccccaacaaacaaaaacattaaacaaacaGACAATTCTGAGTTTCTGCCCGACCTTTCGGTGCTTGTGCTCTTCCATGACGGTTCGATCAGATTAAACGAATGCTCCTTGATgattacaacttttttttttcacaacgAAATGAATCAATCATTGTTgctttcagaaaaaaaagcCAAGAGATGACTAAGAATATACGAAGCAGAAGATTACACgtgataatatatattatgctCTCTGTGTGtgtctatatatatgcaaGATTCTCAGAATGTACCGGTTTAACACCCGGCTGCTTTCAAGAATTTATCGTAGGGGCTCGAAGGCGGTAACCGAAATGAATTTTGTGGAACTTCTTGTGAGAAGAATCCAAGCTGGCCTTGAGGTTGAACATCAGCCACAATTATTGccttctcatcatcttcaccaGCTTCTTCTGTCTGCAGCACAggagaatacaaaaaaaaatgaacactGAACTGAACCAAGATTCAACGTTTATAGGATGACAATTAATGTCACAGAGAACAAACTCTCACCTCCTTGAGAAGATATTGTTCGTCCTTTTCATTGTCTTCTGAGGTTATAGCTTTGGTTGCTTGGGGTTTGAAACTTCGAAGCACAGACATCTTTTGCTGCTTACCCGTCACAAGAGCTTCACACTGGTTCATCATTTGGTCATAAGGTACAGGAATGGAGGAAACAGGGAGACTTGCAACTTGCCGAGCAGTTTCTGATACCTACACATCACCGAtgaaaaaatcacattaaaaAGGAGGAGACCAATAAAAACTATTATGAAATATTGAGTGTAACTATTACCGATTCTAACAACTCATTGACACTCAGAACATCTACTGGGTTAGTGTTTGTGGACAATGATGTTCTGTGGCCAGACTGACTCCCACTGGCCCCTGGGGATATTCCTTCAAATGCCGCTATGTCTGAAAGCTCAACCTGAAAGATCCACAAAATTGCAATAAGAGAATCATTCCTGAAGCAAATTTATCATGAAATCATTATACCTCTTCAAAAGCTGGAAGTTCTGTTTGATTAAGAGGAGAACTAGGTCCTGGTGTATCCGTGAATAATTGTCCACCAAGCGAATGTGCATCATCTAGGGAAAAATCTGACTGAATTTCCTTTCTCAAATTTAATTGCTCCTCCTAAGAGAATTACacatataaaaattcaaaacaaaagtgtGAAATTATTGCATGAAATGGTTATAAGGTCAAGCACTCCCTCCGCAAAAAATAACAGAACTATCATGAATTACACATTATATAACTTTAAACTAGATAAGTACCTCAGATAATGTCTGCAATTTCGATGTAAAATGAGTTATCACGATTTCCTTCAGGCGTCTATCATCTGTGACAATCACTGAAGAATTGAGAGCAGCACTATCATCTTTGTCAGATCCATACGTTTCTTCCTGTGGAAATCCAGAACATACAGCACGCAGTCTGATATCTCCTTCCAGCACAAGATAAGGATCAACCTATTTAGGACATGAAGAATTGCACATATAGATTAAAAACAGCTGAGCAACCCAGAAACAAGAGATTTAGAAAACGGAAAACAAATGGATGCAATTATCAACCAAAGCTCACCATTTGGGCAGTTAAAGATTCTTTGATAATTGGAACTAGCTCCAGAATATTGGAAATCTTGGCACCGAAAATGAGCATATATGATGCAAAAGTGAAGATAGATCTTCTACGAGAGTGCTGCATACCTCCTTCAACATTATACCAGAAATCTACGTCAGAAATAAACTCAATAGAATGGGGAGTTCAGTacatattaatctttttgCATTTACAAGGAGAAGATGTCGTTCATCGGTATTCCACAACAAAAGGTACTTTTACTGAACATATAAGTTCTAGCCAATCTGTGACTGGTAGGTAgtgtttcaagtttcaacaaaacaaattaacttCCGGAAGATCCTGTCCAATATGTAGATGCTAAAACTATAATTGAGTCAAAAAGGAACTAAAAGCTAAACTAGTGTTCCCTTTGATTAAATTCCTTGCATCCTGACTAGATGTTTGATTTATCACCATATTATCCTCTCTTAATAGGTGTACAATATGAACGCGAGAGACTGTATAATAACATCCACCACTAACAAAATTACATcgcaaatcaacaaaaatggcATGGCATAATTTAATGAACAATATTCATCATAGTTAAATGCTAATTAATGAGATCCATTCATAAAATCTAGCGAAAGTAGGTAATTTTCTCGATGAACGGAAAAAGCATTAAGCCACTAACCACAGTCTTTCACTTACCATCTTGATTCAATGAGAGATTTCGAAGAGAGAATGCCAGCTGAAAACACTGCACCAGAGCCATGTGATTTGATCTCTGCCATTTGcaatcacaaaaacagagaaaattttacaaaatcaaaagaccATCCCATCTAGATGGATTGCATAAAGTATTAAAGTTCTTAACCATAAAATTCAGTTTCAAAAACAAGGTGTTGTAAGTTCATTTTGATCTAAAAGAGTCAAGATGTCCGGGGCCAGATTTCCAGTGGAATTACCCACCCTGGCCAGAATGAAATAATACCAACATTCCATAAGCCTTTGGTATGGTGGAATATCTAGAACTCAATATACAATAAAGCTAGAGTAGAAGTATCGACTAACCTTTGCTAGTGAAAACAGTAAAGTGATTTGATATGTGCTGGCCATGGCCTCAAAATTTTCAGGGGTATTGTCGGTAGAAGTTGCTTGGATCCATAGGGATGAAAGAAGCATATTCACTTGGTGACTACTCAGTCGGAGTGAACATAACGACTGTAATAGCATGAACCCACACTATAGTTAGCTCCGTATTAAATACACTCAAATCGATAAGAAAGTGCCAACTAATATACttcgtgtgtgtgtgtggggTGGTGGGGAGAGCGCAAAGAGATAGGTTTAGAAAAATAGTACCTTTATACCATCATCTAAATCCTTTAAGCTATCCAAGGACTGACAGCTAAGCTGTTGACTGGTCTGTCCTGATACACTTGGACGAGATATGTGGTTTACATCTTTACACAGTTCACTGTTTAAGGATTTctcaactttttctttctcttcctcctgGTTCCTTACTGTACAAATTCCATCAACTGACAATGACCCAGAAACAGCTTCTGAGGTTTCCTTATGTTGATCTGACCAAGGCAAACGAAGAGTTCCAAGAAGCACGACGGAAAAAATATTGTGTGCCTCGACTCTAGTCGTACAATCTGCATGGGACATCGCAAGGAGCAGTTGGTGAAACAAGGCATCCGGAAATACCTGGGACAGACCACAGTAACTCAGTTAGAACATAATAACTACTGCCATAgtcaaatacaaaacaaaagttgcaGTAAAAGAATTCATTTACTTTCTTGTGGTAAGAAACATTTGGGACCACCGATACTATATGTGCAGCTCGGAGAATGGCTGATGCTGTGGTCCTAGAAAGGACTACATTAGTGGAAATTGTCTCAAGAACCACTGCGAACATATCAAGAATGGGCCCTGCATCCCCAACCttaaaagcaaacaaaaaaattgaacaaattATGGCGTTTTGTATGAACACGCGGACAggagagaaaacaacaatatgCACAAATTTCACTGGCAACTCCAAGGAGTTTCAAGAGTGAAGGTAGATCAAAACCACATgctgaaagaagaaataacATATTACATAAGATAAGAAGAAGCTGCTTGATTTCGAAACTGTTATGTGATATATGGGGTATTGAATTAGTCTTAGCACACTATAGATCATATAGGTTTCGACACTATAACAACATGTCCATAACTTTCAAATGGAATAACGCCGTAACTTCTATTTTGACAATATACTGCAAGAACCAGCTAACTAAGATACTTAATTGATACTGAAAGCTGAACATGGGACTCATAACCACTGGCTATCTACTAACGCCATAACTAGATAAGAACAGAATTCATAAGGACTTGGGAAATGATTCCTAATATACAAGCTACTGCTGTTTACCTAGCGTATTTCCTTTTACaatcttattttttcataCAAGCAAACTACATAATTTTAAGAACGAGTAAACTTGAAGCCATGTTCGACCattgaaaaattaataatatctGGTGTATTAGGACATATAAGACACAAGACAATACAAGTAACACTTGTGGCGAGGGTCAGATCAAAACCACAGAAACCTCTAAAGAACAGAAACCAGTCCAACTAACCTTATTTGAGAGCTCTGCTATGCAATTTTCTAATGCATGCTGGAGGTCCGAGTTCTGCTTTGTTTTATCAACAGACACATCTGATTCAGCTGCATTTTGCAGGCATTTTCGCAAGTGCTTAATCAAGTCAGCTATTACAGCAGTCATCGCGCCTGAAGCCTGCTGCTTTGCATGTAGTGCAAGGCATGTGGCTACATTGACCATGTTAATTTGAAGACCTTGTTGCTTTATTACATTCTTATGATCCAAGTGCTTGATCAAAGAAGATACCAACACATGACAATTTTCTCCTGCTTAAATACTTCTTTAGTCAGTTGCCTCATAGACAAGTTATAAATATACTGAAAATCAGGAAAGATCgcaaataatatatatcatctGACCTGATTCTTCCAGACGAGActgcagaaacaataaaacagaaGAGGCAACGCCCTTCTGAGGAGACCAGTAATCTCCACTGTCAAAAGCAGTCAGAAGCGGTTCCAAAACCCGACGAACAGTGGTAGTTTCCTTTGCTAATTTGGCTATATTGCAAAGGCAAACCATAGACCAGTATGAGGGGCTCTTCGAAATATCCCTGAATGGATTTAATCATTCAATGAATAAATTAAGCAACTTATAGATGATGCATTTCCAATGGTCGTAAAAACAAGTGAATAAATCTATAAGGAGAAGCCTTACATGTTTTCCAACTTATAGTCAGTCACCGGATTAGGTTTGAAAGAAACCTTTTTAGTCATGTTGGGAATCTTCGTATCTGAAATTTGATCAACTTCTTTGGTATCTTCTTGGCCCTTCTCCAAATCCATATAATTCTCCAGAATCACAGAAATAATCTAATTCAAGATGAAAAAGGGTTCACAACCTAACTACAGAACTTGTATATAAAAATCTTGTATGGATCAGCAGAAGTTGAAGTATCCGATGACTCACCATATCCAAGTCCATTGATAGTTGGGAATGCTCACCAATGAAAGATACCTGGTATTAACTATTGATTAGTAGCAAAAGTTCCAAGCAGAAACAGTTGTGGACTTTGCACCACATAAGACGAAGGTCGAAATAAAATAGGATTTCAACTAAAGAGAAACTAACAACAGAATTCCCTTTGAACTGAAATGGAACTAACTAGTAAAACTAAACAGGTTGACCATAAATTCTATACTAGCTGAATAAGGACTACCATgcttaaaatgttttcttgaacaagaaaaaaaactcattaatAAAAGTGTCCGTTAACAGTTTGCAGGTCAAAATTATTAAGTTCAAGTAAATATAACCCATTCCACTAACATAGATAATTCAAAGCAGAAGTTCTGGCTATCTACAATAGGAAGAGCACATAACCCGTAACATGTTGCACATCTAAAGGGCATGCAATAGGATATGTTTCGTGTGAGGAATGTATACAGCTAAAGGGCATGTTTTCTGTCAgtcaaacaaaagagaaagtaaaTGGATAAAGCATTACCATGAATGCCAAAGCCTGCATTCCTGCTGACCGTAATTGGAGTGATCTTTCATCATCACCCATTTCTTGAGCAAGTTGACAAAGTTTAGGGATTAGACCTTCTAAGTTGAACATGTGCGAATTCACAGTCTGTATGTAAACAGATGTGTTACCATATGTAGTGGTAGCAGGAAAAGTAGCTTGCAAAACCATGTCTCAAAAAAATGCTAAAATGTACCTGTAAACTTATAAAGTCGACAAGAGTATTGCAACCCAAGATCTgaacttcttcctcttttgtttgCTCCAAAAGAGTTCTGACAATGCTTAGCAAACTACACGAAAAAAGAGGCCTACAAGAAAAATAGACAGTCTCAGTAAAACGTAAATAAGGAACCTGGAAAGAAACCTATAAAACATACAGGAATTCGAAAGTAAATGATCGAgcaacaagaaagaaaaaagtaagcATTATTTCTGAAGATCTAATTTAACAAAAGCGAAATATGATATACTGATTCTAAGTAACCAGTTGACTTACATCTGCTCCTTACATGATGAAAGCAGTTTCTTATAAATGCATAAGACGACTTTCACTGAACCAATATTTCCATTTCGCAAttctttgtaacatttttgCTCAAGGTACTCTGTAATCTGTCATAATGGAAAACTGAAACACATGAGAATAAAATTGAGAGAAGTATGctaagaaaattgaaaagggaataacagaaaaaaaaatgcaacaaCCTTTGGAATTCGTAAAGGATTCCTAGACGCATACTCACACAGCTTGCCGATTTTTCTATCATTAGGC
This sequence is a window from Arabidopsis thaliana chromosome 1 sequence. Protein-coding genes within it:
- the CAT9 gene encoding cationic amino acid transporter 9; the encoded protein is MYSYSAFNEITAFLVFVQLMLDYHIGAASISRSLASYAVALLELFPALKGSIPLWMGSGKELLGGLLSLNILAPILLALLTLVLCQGVRESSAVNSVMTATKVVIVLVVICAGAFEIDVANWSPFAPNGFKAVLTGATVVFFSYVGFDAVANSAEESKNPQRDLPIGIMGSLLVCISLYIGVCLVLTGMVPFSLLSEDAPLAEAFSSKGMKFVSILISIGAVAGLTTTLLVGLYVQSRLYLGLGRDGLLPSIFSRIHPTLHTPLHSQIWCGIVAGVLAGIFNVHSLSHILSVGTLTGYSVVAACVVALRLNDKKDRESSNRWTSSWQEGVICLVIIACSGFGAGVFYRFSASVIFILLSVGVAVVASAVLHYRQAYALPLGSGFSCPGVPIVPSVCIFFNIFLFAQLHYEAWIRFVVVSVLATAVYALYGQYHADPSMLDYQRAPETESDA
- the CAT9 gene encoding cationic amino acid transporter 9, which encodes MGGHEGFSNQRLSSATWFSHFRASALRSKSLPPPSSQTAVRSTSGDSLVRRLGLFDLILLGVGASIGAGVFVVTGTVARDAGPGVTISFLLAGASCVLNALCYAELSSRFPAVVGGAYMYSYSAFNEITAFLVFVQLMLDYHIGAASISRSLASYAVALLELFPALKGSIPLWMGSGKELLGGLLSLNILAPILLALLTLVLCQGVRESSAVNSVMTATKVVIVLVVICAGAFEIDVANWSPFAPNGFKAVLTGATVVFFSYVGFDAVANSAEESKNPQRDLPIGIMGSLLVCISLYIGVCLVLTGMVPFSLLSEDAPLAEAFSSKGMKFVSILISIGAVAGLTTTLLVGLYVQSRLYLGLGRDGLLPSIFSRIHPTLHTPLHSQIWCGIVAGVLAGIFNVHSLSHILSVGTLTGYSVVAACVVALRLNDKKDRESSNRWTSSWQEGVICLVIIACSGFGAGVFYRFSASVIFILLSVGVAVVASAVLHYRQAYALPLGSGFSCPGVPIVPSVCIFFNIFLFAQVHAKN
- the CAT9 gene encoding cationic amino acid transporter 9 — translated: MGGHEGFSNQRLSSATWFSHFRASALRSKSLPPPSSQTAVRSTSGDSLVRRLGLFDLILLGVGASIGAGVFVVTGTVARDAGPGVTISFLLAGASCVLNALCYAELSSRFPAVVGGAYMYSYSAFNEITAFLVFVQLMLDYHIGAASISRSLASYAVALLELFPALKGSIPLWMGSGKELLGGLLSLNILAPILLALLTLVLCQGVRESSAVNSVMTATKVVIVLVVICAGAFEIDVANWSPFAPNGFKAVLTGATVVFFSYVGFDAVANSAEESKNPQRDLPIGIMGSLLVCISLYIGVCLVLTGMVPFSLLSEDAPLAEAFSSKGMKFVSILISIGAVAGLTTTLLVGLYVQSRLYLGLGRDGLLPSIFSRIHPTLHTPLHSQIWCGIVAGVLAGIFNVHSLSHILSVGTLTGYSVVAACVVALRLNDKKDRESSNRWTSSWQEGVICLVIIACSGFGAGVFYRFSASVIFILLSVGVAVVASAVLHYRQVSSLKYKP
- the CAT9 gene encoding cationic amino acid transporter 9 (cationic amino acid transporter 9 (CAT9); FUNCTIONS IN: cationic amino acid transmembrane transporter activity; INVOLVED IN: amino acid transport, transport, transmembrane transport; LOCATED IN: plasma membrane; EXPRESSED IN: 25 plant structures; EXPRESSED DURING: 15 growth stages; CONTAINS InterPro DOMAIN/s: Cationic amino acid transporter (InterPro:IPR015606), Amino acid/polyamine transporter I (InterPro:IPR002293), Amino acid permease domain (InterPro:IPR004841); BEST Arabidopsis thaliana protein match is: cationic amino acid transporter 4 (TAIR:AT3G03720.1); Has 34191 Blast hits to 33870 proteins in 2358 species: Archae - 527; Bacteria - 27519; Metazoa - 1917; Fungi - 2586; Plants - 410; Viruses - 0; Other Eukaryotes - 1232 (source: NCBI BLink).); protein product: MGGHEGFSNQRLSSATWFSHFRASALRSKSLPPPSSQTAVRSTSGDSLVRRLGLFDLILLGVGASIGAGVFVVTGTVARDAGPGVTISFLLAGASCVLNALCYAELSSRFPAVVGGAYMYSYSAFNEITAFLVFVQLMLDYHIGAASISRSLASYAVALLELFPALKGSIPLWMGSGKELLGGLLSLNILAPILLALLTLVLCQGVRESSAVNSVMTATKVVIVLVVICAGAFEIDVANWSPFAPNGFKAVLTGATVVFFSYVGFDAVANSAEESKNPQRDLPIGIMGSLLVCISLYIGVCLVLTGMVPFSLLSEDAPLAEAFSSKGMKFVSILISIGAVAGLTTTLLVGLYVQSRLYLGLGRDGLLPSIFSRIHPTLHTPLHSQIWCGIVAGVLAGIFNVHSLSHILSVGTLTGYSVVAACVVALRLNDKKDRESSNRWTSSWQEGVICLVIIACSGFGAGVFYRFSASVIFILLSVGVAVVASAVLHYRQAYALPLGSGFSCPGVPIVPSVCIFFNIFLFAQLHYEAWIRFVVVSVLATAVYALYGQYHADPSMLDYQRAPETESDA